ACGGAGTCGCGGATGATGCCACTTGGAGAGGGCCTCCTCCTCTCTACAATAACCATTAAAAGGGGCCCCGAACCCTGGGCTGGGCCACATTTAATTTACTTTATTGACTTTAATTAATTTGTATGTTTTTGTATCAATTTTAgtcaaaaagaaaaagaaaaatgttGTGCGTTTGCTCTTTTGTTGTAAATATCATAAATATTTCGATGCTGGGCTGCCCATAAAATATCTGAGTGTGTGGAAATGTAATAAACATTGAAGTAGatctatatatacatatatatatatatataatgtgTTGTTGAAAgttgtgggtgtgtgggtgtgctGCCCCTTGCTGTTGCAGCTACTGTTCCAATGACGATTGGCATCTTAATGGTCAATAAAAACTAATTAAATGTTTTAATACAGCCAGTCATTTGGGACTCAGCCCTGAAAAGAGTTGAACAGATCGATCAAATATGGAAAATTGTTGCATAAATCAACACACAGAGATTATCAGCAGAGAgccagatacagatgcagatcCATCTGAGAGCGGTGTGGGCGCCATGGCAATTGCCACACGCACACCACAAAGCTATTTTAATTGTCTGCCTCTCGGATCGGAGGGGAGGTCTTCGCTGCATCCAGGGCCAGGGCTTCACGTTGACAGCCAGCAAGTAGAAGGAAAGGCCAGCATTGGCGCCGAAACATTTGATACCCTTGCGGCAACTCTTTTTTAAAACGCAGTTTAAgttgcgttttttgttttaatataGCCCTCCCCtagtttttgttattttttaaataaattaagtTGTGCGATTGCCAGTTTTTAGTCGGGGGCTAGAACGCTACAAGTAAGCTACGCACTTTCTGTTGGCTCAGCCTAACTGTAAATCTTACATCTATAGATCAGTTAGTTTTGATACAAAATGGCTTGGAAACCGTCGACACGCTTCGAGGACGATCTTCTCGATTCACAGCCGGGTTGTAATTTTGTGCTGGGGCAGATGGCCTATGAGATGAAGCGCGAGGCGGAGTACAATCCACGTCCCAGCGCCACGTACGACTTCTTGGCGGATCGCAACAAGTGCAACGCCGTTATTGATAAGCTGCCCGGCCCGGCGAGCTCCAAGACCAAGGCCATCCAGGACTGCCTGGCCATGATGGAGCGTATCCAACAGATCGCCGGCACCAAGCCGTTGGGAGAGCACGCCACCATGGAAGACTGGAACGACACGAGCACCGTGGAACGGGAGGCCATTGCCATGATGCGCCACTTTAACCTGATGTCCATGGGTGTGGAATCGATGAAACCGCTTCCGCTTAAGGAAAAGAACGAGCCCAAGGGTTCAATTCAAGTGCTTTGCAACGGCCATCGTAGGATGCCCCTGATCACGGATCCCGAATATTTTCGGCCCCGCAAGACACGCCTAGCCAAGAACACTACCACCAGCAGTCTCTCGACCACTGAAACAAGCATCAACGATTCTGGCTCTTACCACACCGCCAACGACAGCAGCTTCTACGGATCCGCTGTATCGGAGCTGGAAACAACGATAAGCAGTAATGATAATTGCGGTGTACCATACAAGCTGGATAACACGACACTAGAACCGAAAAAGATCCCAGCGACAATACCTAAGAAGCCTCTAGCAGCGGAGGCCAATAAGGGCCGTACGGGACAGATATCCCAGCGGCGTCTGAACCAGAGTCAACGTCGTCTCCTGGGTCGGACCGAGAAACCCCAAATAGAATTGAACTGAACTGAAACCCACTTCCAAAAAAGTCAAAAGCGTGGATTATAGACTCTCAAAGGTTTAACCAAATATATATCCCTATTTTGGTCACCATTTCGCAAAGTTAGAGTTAATGTttgtcaaaaaaaaaaaaaaatatataaaaaaaaaaaaaaaatagtctCAAATAATCAAATGATCGATGCATCATATAGGTATCGAAATACCCTCTGAAAGGGCATCAAAGGGCGAGTCATAATGGTAGAGACTTACccgggcttgcctgccctctGTTGGCAGCATCTcccctctgtgtgtgtgctgctCCTGGCCCCCGCCGCCACCTGACCATCAATTCGCACCGCCTGCATCTCTTTAGCATCGACAACGTTGACTTCTTGGCTGCCGCTTGAGTGGTGCTCCCTCCTGTCTGGGCTCCACAGCCATTCGTCGCGTCGGCCCATTCCCCCCGGAACCAGGGCCAGGGCACTCTCCGTCAAACACAACAAATCGTTTTCATTGCCGCTCGGCAAAAGCATTTTCAAAATTGATGCGGTGTCTGCGTTTAGGTggaaaattgaattttcaTTCTCATTTTATTTCGTTGGACGGGTCTGGTCTGGTTCTTCCTCTGGCAATGGCTCTGCTCTAGCTCGTCTGTCGCAATGCCCGATGCCTGATGCTTTGGGGTGTGTTAACTCAAATTTGATGAGGCTGAGGTATTTAAATAAATTGTAGCATGCGTTCTGTTTGacattttgttatttttgcCGTTGATTGGTGGAGTTCAGGCTCGGTCGATGTCGCCCCAGGAAAACGTCACCCGCAGTCGCCCACTTATTTTGGGTTGTGCATACAAATACGTGAAAGTGGTTCCACCTGCTTAGAGGGTACTCCCTTTGATGAGATATTTAAGATATTATTAGCTTTGCTTTCGAATATCCTGCATATTTTTTAGCAAATCAAACTGACCCGGGAAACGATTTCCCGCAGTATTGTGAACTATTTCTGTTGCTCTTTACGATGCCATTGCCAAGAGGTTTAAATCTTGATCCGATGAGAAAGCTGTTCAATGGTTCTGGTGGTGTCTTAGTTTTTGGTAGTTGCACTTTTCCAGATGCGCAACACACGCCATCTGACTCATTTTCGAATTTGAGCACATGACTGTGGGGACATTCTTTGTCCATCGCACCAATCAGTactttcggatgagcggaaTATTCACAATTTGGCTCTTACTCGAATGCGAAACGAAGAATTGAAGCGGAGGTAAATGCTCGAGTTACTTGTTGGTGTTTGCAGGCCTTTCACGGTCATAAATCAcgtaacacacacacaaatataaATATTGTGTGTAATATTTTGATATTGTTCATACAACAATCCCGATCAAAAAATGTTTGGTAGTGGTAGGAAGGTGAAAAATACTGTACGACCAATTCGCATACCAACAAAATATACAAAAcaaatttcaaaaaatcgCTCGAGCAGTTTGGGAGGAGGAGCTCAACCACAAACAGCGTGACACGAGTTAATACAATATTCATAATATTCACATGTTCATTTTCAGAATGACATTAACTAAGTATTACAAGTGTTGAATAGCTTCGATGTCTCATGTCAATTATGTTCTGCATGCAGAATAAATAACATAACAGCATCTGGAGATTCCAGTGTTAACTCCCTTAACCTTCTGTTTCTTGCCCTCTATGTAAAATGTTTTACTACAAAAAAGCTCACATTTTGTGAGCGTTTACTTTTGCCTGTTCGCTGTATTATTCTTTGATCTTCTACTTATGCGTTCAACATTTTCTGGGCATTACATCAGTCTTCGATTTCTATCAGTATCGTTTGATTCTGTGTTTGTtcaaaaaattttttttataattaacAAGATCAATGCTAAGGCTGCGCACAATCCTCGCAAAAAAATCGACAAGAGCGTCCGCAGAAATCGATTCCGAGTTCGGAGAATCAGAGGCAGATGAAGAACGTGCCGTAGAAGAGGCTAAAGGGGGATAGGTGCCCCAAACGGTGCTTATGGCGGCTTCGAGTTTGACCTTGTGGGCCATTCAGAGGCCTCGTCGGTTCGTCTCTTTCCCACTCCGCCGCCCGATTCCGGATCGAGGATGGGAGCGCGTAAGACCATTTTGAGCGCGCATATGCTGACGGCCATCGAAGTCTTGGATGATATCGGTTCAGGTTATTGTCAAGTACATAAAGAGCAATGGCCATAAAGTGTGCTGCGGTCGCTCAAGCTGAGCATCACCaacggccaggtggagcagatCAAGCGATCGAAAAACGCTAAGAATAAACGAAGGGGTGTGGAGAAACTGAGGGCCATTCAGGCGAAGGTCAAGGATTCCAAAGAAGTCCAGGCCAAGGAAATAGCAAAAACACCAGACCTCTAGACAAAAAAGTGAGTAGATACAATCATCAGGTCAAGATCGAATCTATAGAAATGATTTCTCTCAACCCGCCAGCAGCCCAGCAAGAAGGAGAAATCAGTGGCGCTGGATGTTTCACCCGGATCTTCATCCCCAGCGATGACTGTCAAGAATCAGTCCAAGGCCGACTCCAAGACCTGGGAACTCTGGCATAACCCATGGCCAAACCCAAGGTAAATGTCAAGGCCGTCAAGCAGCTGGTGGCAGGTAAGAGCAAAAATTTCACCAAGGATCTCGGCGAGGATATCGATGCAAATATGCTGGAGCCCCAGGCCTCCTCAATGCCCCAGATGGTGAGCAAGGGCAAAGACACGCGCAAGTAAAgaaatttttaattttcttttattgttTAGTTTAGTGAATTGTTAATTTTTATCCCAAAATGTAATAAATGTTTACTTAAATTGCAATAATTGTTTCAACGAATCCTAAATAACCCTCATGGCCCCAAAGTTTGTATATCCCTACAGTTAGATTTGATCAACAATCGTTCGTTCATATGAATGCTATATGAAATCCAGTTTGATCTAATTATATCTTGCATTTTCTTCTGATTTCACCGATTTTTGTTGGACGTGTTCTAAGCATTGCTTCAGTCTTCATTCGTCATCTGAAATCCATATCGCTCAGTTGTGTGTCTGTTTTAAACATGTTTTTTGGACATAAAAAAGATTAATACTCCAAATCAAAATCCTAAAGCTGACCACCAGGGCTCACCCACGGGGTGTATGGCTTAGACTTTGGCGATGTGGACCATCAAAATTTGGAAGTCAAATCAAAGCCATGAAAAAGGCGACAACGCCAGCCGATCGCAAGTAGAAAAAAAGTAAGTAGGAACATTACGCCACACAATATTATATATTCTTTTGCTATATATTCGATAGCTATTCCGTTGCTCCTCATCAAGCACCTGCAGCCCAGCAAAAATCAGAAATCGGAGGAGGAGGCAGTTACCGCCATTGGCTTCCACCTCCAGCCTTTAGCTTTAAGCTAAAACacatttttatatattttacaaTTTAATTCATGTATTAGGTTAAGACTTACCAATACTAATTTAATATTTTgctaaataatttaaattctaaatttaaAATTCTAAGAAATTCAGTCTGTGTTTCTTATTGACATATCTTTTAAAATATGACCTCTTTGGAATATATTACATACTATTCGTTTCATTACTAGTGATGAATTAGAGGACTGCATGATTTTATAATAggttttatttaatatatGTATCTAGTGGTTTTGTACTATTGGCGGTTTACAAGTTATATGATTAGCGGGGGTTGATATGCGATATTCGCGATATGCGAATTTTCTTCTAGATCAACTCAACAAAAAGAAGTCGAGCAAAAGGAATTGAAAGATCATGCGATGGGAcggtccaatgcaaaacgGAACACATCGATGCATGCTGCGGTTTTGGCTAAACGTGTGAAAACGTTACAGTTAGGTTTTGGACACAAGCAATAACAGCACAACTATGCGCGTAAAAATAGGTGCTTAAGCGTATGAGCATATAAATATTGAACTTAAGCTAAGCGGCTTATTTCTCCAAAATTATATAGGCAGTAATAGTAGCATATTTAACATTTGTAAACAAATCTAATTGAAATTTCATTCTAGATTTTTTGGTTACATTGATAGTTAAACCTCGCTCTATAAGCAAGCCGATTAGTCCGATTTTATGGCCACATTTGGACACACAACAGGGCAGTAGTCAAGGGTTTTTTTATCTGTCCATTAACTGGCTATAACCAGTCTCACTGATAAATCTAAAATCAATTATAAAGCATCAATTTGAAACTGGAATCTGAGACAAATTATCAGAGCGGAGCGTTAGACGGGGCTCAACTTAATCATGGGCCAGACATTCCTAATTGCGAATGGATGTGGGCTGTGGGATGTGGGACGGGCCAGAGCACTCTCTCCCTCATTAGGTTATCTCTGCCCATACCTGGACCGTAAATAGAGTCATCAACAGTCGATAAACGCTATCGGATCATCGCTTTTATACTGCTCTCAGCCTGATTAATGAAGGGCGAACTCAAGCTGGAACTCAAACTTGGAACGTCAATTGCCGTCGGCCGTCGTTCATTTAATTGCTGCTGCGACTCGGCGACAAAGCTGTAAATAAGTCAAAGAACAGGCCAGAGCAGGGCTCAGACTCAGACTCTGGCCGGAATCATctgctccactccactccacctCCACTCCACCTCGAGCCGCTAACCAGATGGCAACTGTTGCCGACGGCGGTGGCTGTGCTGCTCctgttattttattttgtgttGTGCCTCATTGTCTCCCTGCCCTGTCGCGATGCTGCTCGCgttgccctgccctgccttgccctgccctgccctgctgTCGGCACTTAAACGACTGGCTGCAACATTCTTTGCTGACAACGCAGTAATTAAAATTCAATTGCAATTAAAAGTGCGCACGCAAAACGGGCAACGACAAACAAAATGAAGCGCAGAGCCAAGGCTGTTGAAGGGTGAGGAAAAGAAGGCAGCAGGCCTTTGCCTGCATAGGGACGCATAGGAAAAAGAAAACCAGTTAGAGCAACATAGTCGAGAAATGCGACTATAGGATACCCGCTagaaaaagaaattaaatgaaaagCAAGAACAGAGAAAGAAGACAGTTCAAGGAGGTATACGATTAAGATAAAAAATCTGTCTCTAAGAGCTATTTATTCAAGTTTTTGTATTGGAAGATATGTTCCATAAATACCATCGATTGTAATGAATCAAAACTCATAATATACCTTCGTCCGTCCTATACAAATACCTGGTATCTGGCAGGGAATTTGTCGTAATAGCCAACATTCTGCCTGCGTCTAGTTACCAGCTAGGAGCTCCCATTTCCCAGTTGCCAATTGCCTCCATTGGTGGGCCCAGTGCACGGGGCATTTGCTGCCTTGTCATCGTCTTTGTCGTCTCTGGCATCGCTCTGCCTGGCATTTTCCtgccatccccatccccatccccatccccatccccatctcgCATATCACATCCTCCCGTATCCAGTTTCGCCTTtcgcttttattttttctcccCGGGCGCATTCTTGCGTAGGCGTTTGACGTGCCGCTGATTAGCCGGCAGTTCTCAGCCCTCAAGCGGACACTTGAGATCTCTGGGCGCTTTTAAGGCGAAATTACCAAACGAAAACACTCACAGAAcaatccgatccgatccgcgCGATCCGCTATCACAAATGCTGAGCAGGTCTGGGAATCATATACGACAGAACAGAAGTACTCGAACTCCACATTTtaattgctgttgctgttggttcGTGGAAACCGGACAGAAGAATTCTGCTCTGAGCCGAAGCAAAGCGAAGCGAAACTTCTGATGTGATTGCATGTCAAACGATACCAATAGCTAAACAGAAGCGATATGAATGCAAAtgtgtatatttttttaattaattgaGTCGAAAAGACATTGCTCTTTCCCAGCCAAAGAGACCGAACAATAACAGAACCCACCAGCCCCTGCCCCAACCAACACCCTCCTTGGGCCCTTGAGTAATTCTCCTTAGTTGGCATTGTCATTGGTGTACAAGTAGTTCTCATGAATTTTGGTGGCTCTGCTGTGCTTTGCTTTTGGTGCTGTGTGTCAGCGAATAATGGGAAATTCGATTATAAATAAATTCAAAATTAATAGGAATTGGAATTTAAAACAATTACATAGCCGCTTCACGCCGAAATAAAATCGATTTGGAAATTGCCAACTCTGTGAGAGAATCAAATCGAAAAGCATTCACAAAATAACCCAAACGAACAGAACTGAACAGAACATATAGTACAATTTTAAATCAGTTCAGGGCAAAAGCATGCCGATGCAATGCTATTTATGATAATTGTTTTACGGTTCATTAATTTATTGTGGGCACTGTTTGGCATGCGATCTACGCAGAACAGCACTGAACTCCTCCTTGGAAAGACCGAATCAGAGCAGAGGAGAGTGTGGTGGTGTGGGGCCAGAGACCGTTGCAGATAATTAATTACAGGCTGCGTTTAAATACAATTTTTGCTTTATTATTTGCTTATTTTAATGTGTCTTGCattgaaagaaaattatgtaaaGAAAGTATAACTTATATCAAAGTTATGGTGGGACTACATTATTTAAACCGTGTTGTAATTTCTCGATTTATTTCTGTTCCAAATTGTAAAGTATTTTCTGGTAAGATTAAGTATTTCTACTAATAATGTGGTTTAGAATTGATTTTTACCGGATTGAATGATTATATTAAATCCTCTAAATGATTTTATAATTGATTTGCTGACTATCCATAGTTCTTACATTGATATTATCCCTTTTTTTCTCCGAGTGTTCTCAGTTCATGATCTGGGCCATAGTCCCGCATAATTGTCATGCCGCATTTGTGAAATAATTCTTAAATAATTTCATCAATTACGTCGCCCAGCTGCACAGCACGGTGTCACTGTCGGCACTGGTcctgggtctgggtcttggtctgggtctggctatGGCCTGGCTGCTGGATGCAGTCGTTGCCATTTCAATTATGTTGATAttt
This region of Drosophila miranda strain MSH22 chromosome 2, D.miranda_PacBio2.1, whole genome shotgun sequence genomic DNA includes:
- the LOC108154236 gene encoding uncharacterized protein LOC108154236, with the translated sequence MAWKPSTRFEDDLLDSQPGCNFVLGQMAYEMKREAEYNPRPSATYDFLADRNKCNAVIDKLPGPASSKTKAIQDCLAMMERIQQIAGTKPLGEHATMEDWNDTSTVEREAIAMMRHFNLMSMGVESMKPLPLKEKNEPKGSIQVLCNGHRRMPLITDPEYFRPRKTRLAKNTTTSSLSTTETSINDSGSYHTANDSSFYGSAVSELETTISSNDNCGVPYKLDNTTLEPKKIPATIPKKPLAAEANKGRTGQISQRRLNQSQRRLLGRTEKPQIELN